actttcttttaagaaatttaatgccctacaagaatattctagagccgaatttttgactcacatggttcaaaagttataatatttttaatcaaaaaaatttttttgcatgttatttaaatggaaaatttcaaatggctaccgacaccttttaaaattgagctaaaaattttacccaatgggagaatttttttctcgatatataggtcctttttaagacgtaaattcgatcggttggttttttttggctcgccctaatatatatatatatatataagatataACGTGCGGTTCTCCCACGATAGCGTCAacaattctacaccgatcttaatgaaatttttaacacatattCTTCAACCAAAGAGCTTGGTtcagttcgaagatgagctaaATTGGCCAgaaagtttagaagttatagtcGTTTAAAGATTTTGCACGCCTCATAACGCGAAGCGTTTGAGGTAGTGCTCTACTCTCAACTCGTCAAGGTCAAGCAATTTTCTGGCCTTGAAATGACTCTATTACTTTCATATTTCATCGATAGGATAATATGAGTACACGTATATCAAGAAAAGACTTgagaaaacttattttatgttttataaagAACATTGGTTCTGCTACTTTAAAGAAAAAacgagtttgaaaaaaattttacttggacgtccggatgtctgtatgtattaaCTCTTTTGGGATTTAGTCAGAATAACTgccgaaaaaattatcgtatcgagagcggtttttttttattttgttcagaATTTTCTCAAGATGAACTCTTTCGATATTCACTATCGTAgtttctatcgatttttaaatattaaattaaaagtgatgCCTGATAGCATTTTTGTATACAAAATCCCGTGTATGTTTTGTTCCACTGGTGCTACCTCTGACGGATATTTTTGCAAAcctcatatatatagatatactcaGTTGTGGGCCTTTTACCGGTGCTGCATCCAGACggctttttttttgcacaactcttttttactttttttctatctaCAGTCGACTCTGTTTAAAGGTTCCACGTCGGGACAGGACCATTGCCTAAAGGTTCCCTCCCCACCATCAGCACTTCCCCTACAATATATTCCCCTCGAGCGCCGAGGCGCACGCTAAAACGAACACATTGCGCAGTAAacataacctcaaaaaaaCGTGAATTTAAAGTTAGCGCTCGAAAACTGAATTGTGATTCGTCACTCGAGAAAGCGGGTGGGGGAATATCCGGGAACCTTTAAGCAATGTATCCTGGAACCTATAGACAGCGGGAACCTTTAGGCAGAGAACCTTTAGACAGAGTCGACTGTATTTGACGTCAAATGTTGACATAAACAGTAGCGTGATAgtagcgaaaatttttttttgttctactCTGTAATTGAGGAGTATAATTGAGGAATACAAGTtattttgacttcaaaattaaataagcgttatgaggcgtgcacttttggattttccaaacattttttttaatttttcaaaaaattcgactttttttgaaaaatttagaaaacgGTTGTTGTTGAATTTGATATGTTGACTATTTTGTCTTAAGTTAACACATTTCACTGTGTtatttgaaaatcaaaaatcgAACTACAATTCGAAACTTAAATCTGTTACCTAGTACGAAAATAGAAATTAATGACATTTATTAAGTTTTACCTTACGTTGAATTTTTGACTCAAATTTAATGTtgaaattcaacaaaaatagtttgtgttacaaaataatacaatttttatgtAGGCATTTTTCAACTCGGAAATCAcatacccgatgaaaaaagattttatacaattgtatagaattatatatcaattatatatggactatatataattatatatagactatatataattggataggaaaaatggcccgatccaattgtatacaattctatacaaattgtatacaattctatataattatatataattctatatattgcaattatatagaattgtatataattatatagacttgtatataatttgtataaaattgtatatgattatatagacttgtataccatttgtatagaattgtatacaatttctatacagttgtatacaattggatcgggccattttttgtatataattttatacaattgtataaaatcttttttcatcgggtagtCGAAGTTCATTAAGTCGGATTCCATTAACTTGGAACTTTCCCTCAATCTTGACCCCGACTACGAACTACCCTATCTCCTACCCGATGCTATGCATTTGTATGTGtttgtgtatatttatatatatatatatatatatatatatatatatatatatatatatatatatattatatatatatatatatatatatatatatatatatatatatatatatatatatatatatatatatatatatatatatatatatattatatatatatatatatatatatatatatatatatatatatatatatatatatatatatatatatatatatatatattatacatgtaAATGGCAGGGCGCATGCGCGTAGTTGGCTCTTTAAAGGAGAAGTGGCATTCGATAAGTCAAAATTTCCGGGAAATTTTCACTCCCCCGTAACTAACtgtccgagttaatggaattcgactgtatgttgattttattataatattttttcctgagtgcttcacaataaaaatttgccATCAGTGTGATATTATATTGCTTTCCAGATCATCTTAAAGAAAAACTTAACTTTGAAGTTGATGATTTGTGCAAATTACCTATTGACGATCTAAGATGGCAAGTCGATCATGCTATAAATGAGGTAATATATTATTCGATATGAGTTTTGAACTTTATTGTGATAGtcattttacataaaaataaaattcacagATTGTAAATCCATTGAAAATGAAAGAACAATtagtaaatcaattaaaaactcaaGTATCAGATTTGGAACGTTTTATTCATTATCTCCAAGGCGAAGTGAGCACAGAAACATTTGTTTGCACCTGTACATGCTCTGTTCATAAAAATAGTGCAAGGATACCtgcaaaaaaatcaaaaaaatcattttcagaAAAACAAACAGGCGATGGCAATCATACAAAAACACTTAATACTGTAAGAAAAGTCATAACACTGTTACATCTTTATTTAATGTCTCAATTGGGATGTGGGAGTGATCAAGTTCGACgggatattaataaaaattcaggtGTTCCCGTGTGGCGAGATTTGAGGACTCGATTAGATATTGCCGTAGAGCATGTATTGGAAAATGTAGCAGATATGAAacgtaataatgataataaagattataataattatagttctGATCTAGAAATGATCAAAGCACAGTTTAATGCACGAATTACCGCAGCAGTGAGAAAGCATCTAGCAATTTCTATAAAAGATTTAATACAACATGGACTCACTTATGACATTCGTGCTAGTAACAGTGTTGTTCCTTTCGTTGGTTGTTTCCCTCAAAAGAAAACAGtgtcttataattttatgcACGCGTgggaattaataattaagtattatgaaataaaaaatggtcaCCTGTATAATTCTAGTCCGGCACAAAGATTATCCCAAAGCTTTAATTTAGATC
This window of the Microplitis mediator isolate UGA2020A chromosome 8, iyMicMedi2.1, whole genome shotgun sequence genome carries:
- the LOC130673112 gene encoding RUN domain-containing protein 1 isoform X3 translates to MDRLKVLEEEQDVLNSSLIALTTHFAQVQFRLRQIVDAPTDQKENLLKELEEFAFRGIPDVSNILSYKSDANKALVSSTETSLTKSFEQCTDTEIESKIAQQKTKQKELINQLKIQLEDLERYAYETDGQDLPQSVILERQNLLINHLKEKLNFEVDDLCKLPIDDLRWQVDHAINEIVNPLKMKEQLVNQLKTQVSDLERFIHYLQGEVSTETFVCTCTCSVHKNSARIPAKKSKKSFSEKQTGDGNHTKTLNTVRKVITLLHLYLMSQLGCGSDQVRRDINKNSGVPVWRDLRTRLDIAVEHVLENVADMKRNNDNKDYNNYSSDLEMIKAQFNARITAAVRKHLAISIKDLIQHGLTYDIRASNSVVPFVGCFPQKKTVSYNFMHAWELIIKYYEIKNGHLYNSSPAQRLSQSFNLDLVNGRNSPKQTLLITIGNIIATHTPYKRSHNSHFKAFICAALNANKLVVWLTLILQCQYLLENYYTSWSYVVKTGFQDAFHTLDRLTTVNFDLPVDLAVQQFQNIKDAF